Within the Borreliella valaisiana VS116 genome, the region ATACAAATCAAGTTTATATATTTTATATAAAGGTAGCAACTCATTACTATTCTTAAAATATTTCGCTGCTTCAACTTTAATTAAATCTTTAATATGAACTTGAACACTTTGTGTTTTATAAATTCTTCTGTAATGAGAAACAATAAGGTCAAGAAATTTGACTTTATTTTTTAAACAATACTCGTTCATAATATACCGAGATACTACTAATCTATTGATAACTTCTTCTAAACCTTCTTCTGTGAAAATAGAAGAAGGATCATCTCCAAAACTAAGAATTTTAAATATCTTAACTCTCAATTCACTATTAAGAAATTGTAAAACCTTTTCATATTCTTCTAGAAAAAATTCATATGCAAAAGGTTTGTACAAATAAAAATTTTCTTTTACTTGAAATATTTTTGGCAAAATATCATGAATTTTAGATTCAAAGAAGTACGTATTAGCAACTAATAAAAAATTTTCAGGATCGTTTAGACCTTCAGAATAAACTTTTAGAATACTAAAAAACTCTCCTGTATCAATTGGACCTTTCTTAAACTCCAAAGTCTTTTCAATTGCTTTTAAAGATTCATCAATTTTAATAGCTTCTACAGCCTTAAGCTCTTCTAAGTCTTTTTCATTTTTAATAAAAAGATTAAGAAAATCCAAAAAAACAAAATAATTTTTTGAAAAAGTGATTCCTTTCTTGCCAAGAACTTCATCCTTAATTTCAATAATGCCAGAGAGAATCTTAGAAATAGCGCCAATAACATTCTTACCTTCTTCTAAAGCCCTTTCATAATCACCAAGCTTTAATCCTTTTACTCTAACGAAAACATCTTTTACAATATTATTAGAAGCAATATTAAAAAATATCTTTTTAACAAACTCAATAAAATATAAAGCCCTGCTCGATGGAATTATTAATGATTTCCAAACCAATATTTCTTTCAGTTGTGATTTTATTTCAAAAAATTTGTAGTTAATATCTGAATCTGCAATAGCTATAAATTCATTTCGAAAAACCAATAAACTAGATTCTATATTCTTAACAGTAAGCAGAGAACTAAAAAGCTCTATTCCTATATAAGTTTTCAAAAATAAATCGTCAATAGAATAATAATAAAAATCATAACTAGCTTCATCGGTCAAAATTATGCTATCTGGCAAAAATTCTCCATCCGTTGCTATTTTATTAGTAATTATTCCTCTTTTAACTTCATAAAGTTTGCGAAATAAAAAATCAAGCTCCCCTTTTAAACCTCGTATTTTTACAGAATGCTCTTCTATAAAAGAAGAGTAATCTATGGCATCCTTTTTATAAGACAAAATCGTTTTCAAAATTGATTTTTGGGTATCAGAAGATATTCCTAATTGAGAAATTAAAATATCTACTTCTTTGCTACTCATATAAAAAATTTCTGGTAATTTTTTCATATTGTTCCCTTATATTACATTAAAATAATAAAGCATATTACATAAAAATATATTAAACAAGCTAAAATTAAGATTACATAATCAATAAAAGTTAAACAGCATTAAATTATACAAAATATATAAAAGCAGAAAAATTAAAGAAATACCTCTACTAAAAACTCCTTTAAATTTAACCACTAAGAATAAAACTAAAGTTATAAACACCATTATACTAAAATCTAAAATATAAATATCTTTCAATAAGATAGGACTGAAAAAACTACTACTAGCTAAAATAAATCCAATATTAAAAATATTGCTACCAATAATATTCCCAAATGCAATGTCTGATTCTTTTTTAATTATTGCAAAAAGAGATACAACAAGCTCGGGAACACTTGTTCCAAAAGCCACAACTATAATCCCAATCAACTTTTCACTAACATTAAAAACATTATTAGCAATATAAAGAGCCCCATCCACTAATAATTTCGACCCCAAATAAAGAAAATACATACTAATAAAAAAGCTTAACGTATTTAAAAATATGAAATTTAAACTCTGATTTAAATTGTTTGCACCTTCATGAAAAGAATTTTCAAAGCCAGCATGCGCTTTTTCTTCTTTATAAAAAAAGAACAGATAGGATAAAAACAAAATTAAAATACTCAATGAGCTGAAACGATTATAAGGTGTTGCAAAAAAAGAGTAAGATCTAAAATCAAATGAAAGCAACAAAAGAAGAAACATTAATAAAAACAAAAACATAAAAGAAAGTTTAAGTCTTTTATAATCTGCCTTAATTCTTAAAAAGAATCCTGCTAAAGGCAGAGCAAGTAACATATTAATAATATTACTGCCAATCACATTAGAAACAACAATTTCATTTTTACCCTTAAAAGCCGCCACTAAACTTGTAAAAAGCTCTGGAGCACTTGTTGAAAAAGATACTATTGTAACTCCTATTAAAAGTGTTGGAACTTTTAAATAATTAGCAATGCCAACTGAACTTTTTAAAAGTAAATCACCACCAAGATACAATAAAAAAATACCAAATCCTACATAAAAAAATTGAATTAAATGTTCCAAATAAATCTCCTTTACAAGAAACAGTATTTAAAAAAAATCTAAATATTCTTTTAAACTACCTTTAACCATATAATAAACATTAGATGCGTTCCAAAGACTAAAGCCACTACTCAATGACTCTTTGACCCCTTTAAGCTGAAACTTTAAATACTTCAAATAAATCTCGTCATCCACAAACTTTTCTTTTCCCAACAAAAAAGCTTGTACATAAGGTCTAATGACAACCCCATCTAAAGAAAACATAAATGCTCTATCGCTTCCCTCTTTATAAATTCTATAAGCTCTTTTTGTATAATAAGAATTGCTCGACAAAAAATCATTAGTATAATGTGAAGGATAAAACATAGGGGATATAACGTCAACATAATCTGATAACATTGCAATATTTTGCCCAATACTATTAGTAGGAAACCAACCATTGTACCCATAAATATCAACAGAAATAGGAATATGAAGCTGTTCTCTTGCCATAATCAAAAAAGATTCAAGAGCATCAACGGGTTGCATCTCATACTTATTTATTCTTGAAGTTGCAAGAGATACAGGACCATCTGATGGGAATCTAATATAATCGAATTGTATTTCATTAACTCCAAAAGATTGTATTTCTTTTGCAATAGAAATGTTGTACTCCCAAGTAGAAGGAGAAAAAATATCTACCCAATGCTCTACTTGCACATGTTTTACAAGACCGTTAGAATCAACGTTTTTAATAAAATGGGCCCAAGGTTTATTGGTCCTTTTATTCCAAAGAGCATGCTTAAAATTGTCATAATGATACAATTTTGCATCTTTAAATACAACACATCTAGCAATAACATAAATTCCAAGTTCTCTAGCTTTTTTAAGGATATAAGAAACATCAATCAAGTTTTTAGAAGATCCCAACTTATTGGGCAAAGAAAGTTTACTAGAATAAGTTAAATTACCATTATCATCTTTAAAATCAATTACAACAGCGTTCATACCTGAATCTTTAATAAATTTAAATCTTTTATCAACTGCCTTGTTATTACGCAATGTATATGCTGTTAAATAAATAGACCCTTTATTTTTAGCAAGCTGCATCCTTTGTGATTTTTCAAAAAAATCTTGATCTTGTAAAGATAATTTTCCAATAAATACCCATTGCCCATTAAAATAAGAATAAAAATGATTGTCATACGTTCTCACCAAAATTTTTTCCATATTCTTGCTAGACAAATCTAAAATACGTATTATTTGTTTTTTAAAAGGAAAAGAAATTTTTTTCATAAATCCACTTTTTTGACTAATTAAAAAAATATCTCCATAAACTCCAGAAGAAAAATATAAATTATTTATATCTTCTTTTGAAAATTCAACAGCACTAATAATGTCGTAATACCCTGCACCTAAATAAATTTGTGGAATCAAACTATTTAAATTTTTAAAACTAACAGCTCCATTAACACTAATATAAATGCCATGAATCGCAGTTCCAATAGCAATACGCTTATACTCTCCTTGAGAAAAGGCACTTGATGTAATATATGCACTACTGTTAAATTTGTTAATTCCCACTAATTTTCTAAAATTTTTTGAATAATCATAAGAAACGTATAGATTATTGCTTGTAGTCAACAATGAATTTGAAGAATAAACATCTTCATAAATAGAAGTAATTCGACTAGGAGCAGGCTTATGAAAAGGGTAAATCCACCTGGAATCTATCCCGTTAACTTGAACTTTAGTTATTTTTCCATTAATGTTTTTACTCAAAAATCCTTTATGGACAAAAAATAAACTATATTTTTTAAAAAATTCTTCATCAGTTAATGCATATGTACTAAAAACTTTAAAAACAAAAAAGGAGAAAATAACTATCCAATAGATAAAAATTTTCATATACATTAATATATGATACTTGCAAATCAAAAAATATTAAATAATAATGATTTTTATTTGAAAAATTGAATCTCAATTAAATTCAAAAATGTTGAAATTTTATAACATAATTTCCTCTTAAAAATCTTAAGCTCTGCCATAAAGCCTTGTAATAAAACTTATATTTTTACTCAAAGTAGTATCTAAATCACTTTCTAATAATCTAAAAATCCAACTATTTAAAGTGCTTTTTGGGGGTTTTGTCCTAAATTCATCTCTTACTCCTAAATTAATATAATCTTGCATTGGTACTATTACATTGTCAGAAACACTGCTCATAACACTTCTTATCATGTCCCAAACAACAAAATCTTCATTTGTATTTAAATAATCAAAAATATACTTTTTATGCAAATCATCTAAAGAGTCAACAAATTCTCGTATTGTATCATTATCATTAATTCCTGTGTAAACTATACAATTTTTAATATAATTATGAGGAAGATTCTGATTGCTCGAATCAAAATCAAAGGCAAACTTCATTATTCTCATTCCTGGAAAATTAAAAAAATCTCTTAGTCTTGAAACATCTTCAAGATCATCTTCAAAATCTTCAACCCAAATTTTTAAATCTTTAATTTCACTTAAAATAAAATTAAAAAAATCTCGTCCCGGTGACTTTACCCACAATCCATTAAAAGCATAAACCTCACCAACACTAACTTCCCAAGTAGAAACAAAACCTCTAAAATGATCAATTTTAATTACATCTACATACTTTCTTAAAATCCCGATCCTTTTTACCCACCATTCATACTTAACTTTCTTTAAAACATTCCAGCTATAAGCTGGATTATCCCAAGCTTGCTCTTGTTCTAAAAAATAATTTGGAGAAATTCCTGCAACCTTATCTTTGCTTGCATCAAATCTCAACTTAAAATATTTTTGATGTGCCCAAACATCAGCAGAATCATACGCTATAAAAAGAGGTACGTTCATAACTAGCTCAATTCCCTTATCATTTGCATAGCGTTTTAAAGCTTGAAACTGTGAAAAAAAGAAATATTGCAATACCTCTTGTATTTTAATCTCTTTTGAAAGAATATTTCTCAATTTAAATAAGTCTTTTTCATTTCTTTTAAGAATTCCTCTATTAAAAAGCACATTAAAAGCATCCTTTGATTCTTTTAAAAAATATTCTTTAAATGCAACAAAACTTGCAAAATCTAAAAGCCAATAAGAAGACTTTTTTTTAAATTTTTCAAAACTTCTAACCTCATCAACCGAAGCTCTATTAATAAAATTTAAAGCAGCTTCTTTAAGAAATTTATCTTTAAAGCTTAATTTTTTTAAATCAGAGTATCTAGTTTCATTTTCCTTTAAAAGATTCAAATCCGAATCTATAAATTTGTCAAGGGCTTCTAGATCAATATAATAAACATTGCCAGCAAAAGCCGAAAAAATTGAATAAGGAGGGGATCTTGTAAAATCAATAGGAGAATAAGCAAACATTTGCCAATAACTTTGCGAAGATGCAAACAAAAAATCTATAAATTTATAAGCTCCCTTGCCCAAATCTCCAATGCCATATTTAGATGGCAAAGAGCTTATGTTAAGCAAAATACCGCTTTTTCTTTTTAAATTTAAATTAATCCTTATTTTTTTATTTTTCATATAAAACCTCTATTAATTAATAATTTAAAACAATTGCTCGCTGTGCTATAAATTATAATCAATATCAGATAAGAACAAAATATAAAATAGCAATTTTAAGAAAAATTTATAAATTAAATACTTTTATGATAGAATCTATTAATGGGTACCAAAGCAGCTATGCCATTGTTGCTATTATTTTTAGTTCAAAACTTAGCTTTGTCTTCTGAAATGTTTGCATTTAAATACATTAAAGGTGCAAAGTTTAGATTAGAAGGTACAGATAATCAAGAAATACATTTCAACGGTCATTATAATTCAAATTCTACAACCAATATTCAAATTTCAAGCGAAATAAAAGACACACAAGAAAACTTTGCAAAAATTAAAGCTTTTTTTAGAATCTTAAAAAGAGAAAATATTAATGAACCTTACCTATTAAATGAAGAATTTGAAGAAACCTTCAGCGTAAATAAGCAAGGGGAATATATAATAGGAGCAAATCAAAAAAGACCCTCTGTTAGAGGCATTCCAAGATTTCCAAAAACACCTATCAAAATAAATGAAAAATGGACATATCCTGCAGAAGAATATATAGAAGCGTCAAAAATAGATAGAAGTATAAAAGATTTCGTTGTAAAATTTAATGTTAACTACGAATATAAAGGAAAAGAAGAGCATAACGGTAAACATTACCACATAATTTTCTCAAATTATGAATCACAATACAATATAAAAAACATCTCTTTCTATCAAAAAGTAAACCAAAAAATTTATTTTGATAATGAAATTGGCAATACATATAAATACAACGATGAATATACATTTGAAATAACACAGAACAACAACCAACATTTTAAAATGATTGGAAACTCCTTTGGAAGAGTAGTTTCAATTGAACTTCCAAATGATAATTTCATTGAAACTGAAGTTGAACATTACCTCCAAGAAAAACAAATAAAATCTATTAACGTTGAAAAAAATAATAAGGGAATTAATTTAAGTTTTGATATTGAATTTTATCCTGACTCATTCCAAATACTGCAAAAAGAATATAAAAAACTTGACATTATAGCCGAGCTTCTTGAAAAATTTAAAAAAAATAACCTGCTAATAGAAGGACATACTGAACACTTTGGATTGGAAGAAGAGATGCACGAACTCTCTGAAAAAAGGGCTCGTGCAATTGGAAATTATTTGATAAAAATGAGAGTAAAAAACAAAGACCAAATACTATTTAAAGGATGGGGATCTAAAAAACCAAAATATCCTAAATCGTCCCCATTAAAGGCTAAAAATAGACGAGTAGAAATTACAATATTAAATAACTAGCTTAAGATGTATCATCTTCTGCTCTTTTTTTCTTTTTTTGTCTGACAACTAATACATAAAAAAGCATAAGGAATTGCCAAAAGTCTCTCCCTAGCAATCTCTTTTTCACAAGCCAAGCACTTGCCATAAGAATTTTGAGAAATTCTATAAAGAGCTTGATTTATTAAATTCAACTTTTTCTTTTCAACAAAACCCAACGCTTCAAGATTATTTCCATCCATATTATCAAAAGCAATATCAACAACATCCTTTGGATACATATCATTATTAATTATTTCCTTTTTGCTATTTTCTACAGACTTAATAGAATCCAATATCTCCTTTTTTTCAGCAGAAAGAAATTTTTTTATTTCTTCAATAAATTCATATTCAGAACTAGCTTTTTGCATGATACCTCCCTATAAATTACATTTTTAAAAAACTCCGTGTAATTATATACACAATTTTTTATAATGTAAACAAAAAATAATGCTTTTATTTCTTAAAAAGAATAATTGAAATGATATGTTTAATCATGTAAAATTTATCCTATTAGAGAAAAATATGGAGGTTGTCTTGAATATTAAAGAAGAAGCTATTGAAACTGAAGGAATTGTAAAAGAATCTCTTCCAAATACCATGTTTAGAGTAGAACTTAAAAACAAGCACATTGTACTTGCCCATCTATCTGGCAAAATGCGAAAACATTTCATAAAAATAGTTCCTGGAGATAAAGTAAAAGTTGAACTATCCCCTTATGATCTTACAAAAGGTAGAATAGTATACAGAGAAAAATAAAATTAAACCCTTTTAAAAAATTTTAAAATATTATAAATATTTACTTTTTAGATTAAATTGTCTTTCAAAGACACAACAAAGTTCTTGTGAATCCAGCCTTGAAGTCCATAACTTGTTTCAATAAGAACAAAATCGTCTTTGCTGTCAAGGATATAAACACTTGCATTCCCCTTTAAAAATCTCCAACTCCTTGAAAAGTTGTCAGGAACTTTATAAAGAGAGACTAAATCACCTTTAATTATTCCTACCTCAGATTGTTGCTCAGAATAAAAATAATATGTTTCAAACATAGTAAAACAAACAGCAGAAAAAAGCAAAAATATAATTATTTTTTTTAAATTTTTTGCTAAAAATCTATAAGAGATAGATACCACTAAAAAATTTATCAAAAATAAGCTAATAATAAAAAATATATTAGAAAAAATAAAACTATTGTTACGAATACTGTCTGTAACTCCATTTTTAGCTTCAATCAAATCAATAACCTTATAGGGGGCTTCATTATTTGGAGAAGCCAAAAATGCTTTATAAGCTGAATAAATAGCATCAAAATCTCTATCCATTTTACTCAAAACAAGAGCTCTGTTTAACCAAAGTCCTGAATAATTTGGATATTTTTTAAGAATATTATCAATCTTAATAAGTGCAGCATCATAATTTTTAGTATTATAATTTTCAATCAAATCATTTATATTTTTTTCTGACAATAGACCATCATTTACAGCATTTAAACTAATGCCAACAGCCAATATTAAAATAACTAGCCCAAAACTTGATGCTGCAAAAAATTTTTTATAGCTAATTAAAATAGCTAAAGATAATAAAAATCCTGGAATCAAAAGTAAATAATAGTATGAAACAAAAAATAAAAAAGTTTTATTTTTGTAATTCAAAATATCAGCATAAGATAACAGTTTAAAATCAGAATCCACATTATTTTGCATTTTGTTTATACTATTAAACTCTCCTGAATATTCATACTTCAATTTCTTTCCTTTAAGGGTATAAACTGTCCCATCAGCGGGATCTAAATAATTAAAATCACCAATATTTAAAAATACGCTACCTTTAGTGCCGGGCTTAACTGTATAAATTTGAGAAATACTACCCTTGTAACCACTTTTAGAGGGTTTAAAACTATAATTTTTCTTTTTATTAAGAATCTTAGAATTATAAGTTTCAATCTCTGGAAAGTAAAAATGTGGAAAATTCCCTTGACCTGTAATTTTTATTAAAATAGTAAATATATCTTGCTCAATTGTAGAATAAGTTGGAGTTTCATAATCAATTCTAAAAGTTCCCACTGCTAAAGATTTAACCTCTTTGGGAATCGGTTTAACTTTTAATAAAAGCTCGGGGGTTTTCCTAACAAGACCAGAATCAATATTAAAAGAAAAACTAGGAATCAAAACATTTTTTGAGTCTTTAAGAGGAGTTAGTATAAAGTTATAAAAAGGTACATCTAAAATTTCTTTATTATTAAAAGTTCTATATTTAATATCCCCAAATATAGGCATCTTTTCAATCATTGCATCCTTAATAGCAGGCAAAAATCCAGACATTTCATTAGAATTGCCATCTGAAAGCCAATTTGAACGCAAAACAAGTCCAATACTTTGATATTCATAAACCTCTTTTTTATCAAGATCCCAATATAAATCAACCGGCAAACCAAAAGAATTTATTTCATCAGCCCTTAGAACACCAACTTCTACCTCTGAAGATAAATAGAAATCACCTTTATAAATTACTTTTAATGGGGGAATCTTAACAAATCCTAGATCCTCAAAAAGATATTCAACTTTAATCTCAACAAAAGAAAAGTTATTATTATCCGCTGTTCTAGATATTGATAAAACATTAGAATGGGATTGAACTTCTTTATTGATTTCAACTTTTAGCAAATTTATATCAATATCTTGCAAAGGATTGTTAAGCCTTACAATCTGAATAAATTTGTCACCCTTTAAAACTTTAATATTTTGAATAAAATCAATACCCGTAAGAGAATAAAGTCTTGTGATTGAAAAAAAATAAATAAAAAATACTACCAATCTTCTTTTGGAACAACCAGGCTCTTGTCTATTTTTCTCAACCATACAACCCTCTCAAGATTTTCAATATACCTTAAAAAATTTTCATTGCTTTCAACAAAATTTTTACTTTTTTCTACACTTAAAGAATTCAAACTATCACGAACTGTCCGTTTTTTTATTATTGCAAGTTCAAGATTATATTTAGCATTATAACTGCCAGGATTAATTTTCAAAGCCTCCTTAAAAGCTATTTCAGCCTTATGATAAAGTCCTTGATTATAGTATATTATCCCCTCGTTATAATTTACACTAAAATTTAAAAAAATATCATTGGTTTTCTTTGCATAAGAGAATATTCTAAGAGAACTTTCATACTCTCCCAAAGAATAGTATACAATACCGAGATTGTAATATCCCCAAGCAGAATATTTTTTGTCCTCCACAAGATTGTAATAATTTGAAATTGCATTTTGATAATTTCCTCTAACATATTCATAATTGCCAATAGCCATTAAAGACATAGACTTAACATTTGAACAAGACAAAAAACCCAAACATAAAAAGCAAGCATATAAAACCACTAAAAAGTTTCGTCCCACTTTATCATCCTGACAAATAAATACATAAAAATAAACAACAACGAAATAACCAAAAAAATTTTATACCTTGATACATCAACTAGTATAATATCATTTGACGTTCTTCTTATTATACCATTTCTTATATCATTGACAACAAAGTTAATCCCTTTCAAATACAAGTTATAATATGATCCTTTAAGAGAAGAGGCAAGAAGAAGTAAATTTTCTTCATTTATCACAGTTTTAACAAGATTTCCACTTTCATCTTTAACATTTGATTTATAATCAAATAAAACGGGATTACTCCCTCCAATTCCAACAACAAAACTTTCTAACTTCAAATTACTGACAAATTTAGAAAACCTATAATAATTATTTTCTCCCCAATCATCACCATCTGTCAAAATAACTAAAAAATTATAATAAGAGTCGTCCTGTATACTAGAGACTACACTAAAAACAGCATCTCCTAAAAAACTCCCAGGAGAGCTTATTAAATCAGGCTCTATATAATTTAACATCTTGTTTAAACTGTTTTTATCCTTAGAAAAAGGCAAAACCAATATAGGCTTACCTTTAAAAATAGTAAGAGAATATTCTGCACTCTCAAAATTGCTTAAAATTAAGCTAATCATATTTTTAGCACTCTCAAGTCTATTAATAATTTTACCTTCATCCACACTTAACATGCTACGAGAAATATCAAAAATAAAAGAAATTCTCAATTTACTTCTCTCATCCTCAACAGCTCTTTGTCCCCAAGAAATATCCAAAATGGATAAAATTAGGAAAATCAAGCTAAAAATAAAAAACATTGACATGAGAAATTTTTTAATGTAGTAATTTTGAATATAAGAATTGTCTCCATACATAAAGCTTAAGGTCTTAAAAAAAGGAATATTTCGCCTAAAGTCAAGCATACACACAAAAAAAATCCACATTAAAATTAAAAAAAAGTATAAAGCGCTATAATTATTTATGCTCATAATATCTCTTTTAAGAAAATTTTTGAAAAAATAAAATAAATAAGTAATAAAAAAAATGCTAAAACTAAAAATTCTTTATAAATATCTTTATTGTCCACGGCTATTTTAATTTTCCTCTCCAAATTCTCTTTTTTTGAAAAATCTTGAATTGCAAATTGAAAAGAAAAATCATCATTAACAGAATAAAAAAGTCCTCCTGTTTTATTTGAAATCTCAACAAGCATGCTAGGATCATAAACCTCTTTCAAACTTCCTTGATAAAATTTTCCAGATCTTAATTTAAACTCAACACCAAATTCTTCAAAACTTCCAATACCAATAGAATAAATCTTAACATTTAAACCTTGAGCAAGATTAATTACTTGATCTTTATAAATCTCATCTGAATTAACAACCCCATCTGTTAAAACTATTATTGATCTTTTAGGAGCTTCAGAATGCTTTAAATGAGACAATGCAATAGAAATACCTAATCCTAAAGCAGACCCATTGCCTAAATCCATAATATAAATATCATCCAACTTTTTATTAAAAAAATCTCTATCTGTTGTTATAGGCACTACAATTGAAGCATCTTTTGCAAAAGCTACCAAACCAATGTTATCATTTTCACGTTGAGAAATAAAACGTTTAATCAATTCTTTTGAAAACTCAAGCCTATTCTTAGAAGAAAACTCAACAGCCCCCATACTAGGCGATATGTCAAGAACAATGACAATGTCGGCACCAGCACTAA harbors:
- a CDS encoding vWA domain-containing protein; the protein is MLTFNEPLYLFLLVIFPLIIYFNHFFRNRGGKIKFPISLYGNFNSLKLKDYKLNLMYFFTYSFLYLSAMVMVFALAGPSVSKKKMIHLSAGADIVIVLDISPSMGAVEFSSKNRLEFSKELIKRFISQRENDNIGLVAFAKDASIVVPITTDRDFFNKKLDDIYIMDLGNGSALGLGISIALSHLKHSEAPKRSIIVLTDGVVNSDEIYKDQVINLAQGLNVKIYSIGIGSFEEFGVEFKLRSGKFYQGSLKEVYDPSMLVEISNKTGGLFYSVNDDFSFQFAIQDFSKKENLERKIKIAVDNKDIYKEFLVLAFFLLLIYFIFSKIFLKEIL
- a CDS encoding vWA domain-containing protein, with the translated sequence MSINNYSALYFFLILMWIFFVCMLDFRRNIPFFKTLSFMYGDNSYIQNYYIKKFLMSMFFIFSLIFLILSILDISWGQRAVEDERSKLRISFIFDISRSMLSVDEGKIINRLESAKNMISLILSNFESAEYSLTIFKGKPILVLPFSKDKNSLNKMLNYIEPDLISSPGSFLGDAVFSVVSSIQDDSYYNFLVILTDGDDWGENNYYRFSKFVSNLKLESFVVGIGGSNPVLFDYKSNVKDESGNLVKTVINEENLLLLASSLKGSYYNLYLKGINFVVNDIRNGIIRRTSNDIILVDVSRYKIFLVISLLFIFMYLFVRMIKWDETF